Proteins encoded by one window of Rouxiella chamberiensis:
- a CDS encoding 2OG-Fe(II) oxygenase codes for MQALDSIVDVSRNPITDGPFLAQCKQTLDEKGALVLHHFLRPEALEGIKREGDENQHLAYYTQSSHNVYLQKPDPSLSDSHPRNRQIVSSKGCITDDQIPADSALRVLYDAPEFRAFLCEVLGEQQLYPYADALSSINLHYAGEGQELGWHFDNSSFAITLLIQKPEAGGVFEYVENLRDADSGDMNYSGVEKLLDKTLEPKKLGIEAGDLVLFRGRNAIHRVTPTQGDTTRMLVVLAYNSQPDIALSETARMTFYGRV; via the coding sequence ATGCAAGCACTCGACTCCATTGTAGATGTCTCTCGCAACCCGATTACCGACGGCCCGTTTCTGGCACAGTGCAAGCAAACGCTGGACGAAAAGGGCGCACTGGTACTGCATCATTTTCTGCGTCCTGAAGCATTGGAAGGGATCAAGCGCGAAGGCGATGAAAATCAGCATTTGGCGTATTACACCCAAAGTAGCCACAACGTCTATTTGCAAAAGCCGGACCCGAGTCTTTCTGATTCTCATCCTCGCAATCGACAGATAGTGTCGTCAAAGGGATGTATTACCGACGACCAGATTCCGGCGGACTCTGCACTGCGCGTACTCTACGATGCCCCCGAATTCAGGGCCTTTCTCTGTGAAGTGCTGGGTGAGCAACAGCTTTATCCTTATGCGGATGCGCTTTCCTCCATCAATCTGCATTACGCCGGTGAAGGGCAGGAACTTGGCTGGCATTTCGATAACTCCTCGTTTGCCATCACGCTGCTTATTCAGAAACCCGAAGCGGGCGGCGTTTTCGAATATGTCGAAAATCTGCGTGATGCCGACAGCGGCGACATGAATTATTCCGGGGTGGAAAAGCTGCTCGACAAAACGCTGGAGCCGAAGAAATTAGGTATTGAGGCGGGCGATCTCGTGCTGTTCCGCGGACGCAATGCAATTCATCGCGTTACGCCAACGCAAGGAGACACGACGCGGATGCTGGTGGTGCTGGCCTACAATTCCCAGCCAGACATTGCCCTGTCGGAAACGGCCAGAATGACCTTTTACGGTCGAGTTTGA
- a CDS encoding GNAT family N-acetyltransferase, with protein sequence MKTRIATQQDAEGLWQLRNQALRHGCAKVYDAPTLHAFTPDIMPEGMRKTITEHQVYVIDAPDAGFPCACGYLDLVTGNVEAIFTHPDYQGRGLASAIISSIKQQATALGMSQLTLSSTPNAVGFYQTQGFSIVSQGKYYSQSVGAYLDCVEMIWVDE encoded by the coding sequence ATGAAGACCAGAATTGCAACGCAACAAGATGCAGAAGGGTTGTGGCAATTGCGTAATCAGGCGCTGAGGCACGGATGCGCAAAGGTGTATGATGCGCCGACATTACACGCCTTTACGCCCGATATCATGCCGGAGGGCATGCGTAAAACCATCACGGAACATCAGGTTTACGTCATTGATGCGCCCGATGCTGGATTTCCGTGCGCGTGCGGTTATCTTGATCTGGTTACAGGCAATGTCGAGGCTATTTTTACCCATCCGGATTATCAGGGCAGGGGGCTTGCGAGCGCGATTATCTCCTCCATCAAGCAACAGGCAACTGCGCTCGGTATGTCTCAGCTTACCCTGTCTTCGACCCCCAATGCCGTTGGTTTTTATCAGACGCAGGGTTTTAGCATTGTTTCACAAGGCAAATATTATTCGCAGTCTGTGGGGGCTTACCTCGATTGTGTAGAGATGATTTGGGTCGACGAATAA
- a CDS encoding host cell division inhibitor Icd-like protein codes for MVARAGQPSGWPVSLKAGIPTPVRVTTSERRNSGGGDNRYFRETAIMATVLNSPCPQFVFVFAAVRRNERQQRIHMLRTVAADERTARLPLARDYVLSLVACRSGRCAHDSRHHFPRRPVTP; via the coding sequence ATGGTGGCCCGGGCGGGGCAGCCTTCGGGCTGGCCGGTTTCCTTGAAGGCCGGTATTCCTACCCCCGTTCGGGTCACCACCAGTGAGCGTAGGAACTCCGGTGGTGGCGATAACCGCTACTTCAGGGAGACTGCCATCATGGCTACCGTCCTTAATTCCCCATGCCCTCAGTTTGTTTTCGTCTTTGCCGCCGTGCGCCGTAATGAACGCCAGCAGCGTATCCACATGCTCCGCACCGTTGCCGCTGACGAACGCACCGCCCGATTGCCGCTGGCCCGCGATTACGTACTGTCCCTTGTCGCCTGCCGGTCCGGGAGGTGCGCGCATGACTCACGCCACCATTTCCCACGCCGACCTGTTACGCCTTGA
- the yidD gene encoding membrane protein insertion efficiency factor YidD, with protein MATEKVRRFRHTPSCSKYTLICLKHFGFITGWRLGLSRILRC; from the coding sequence ATGGCGACAGAGAAAGTGCGCCGTTTCAGACATACCCCCTCCTGTTCAAAATATACGCTTATCTGTCTCAAGCATTTTGGCTTTATTACAGGCTGGCGGCTTGGGCTTTCAAGGATATTAAGGTGTTAG
- a CDS encoding type II toxin-antitoxin system RatA family toxin — MPHISRSALVPFSVEQMYTLVNDVDAYPQFLPGCTGSRVLDKTDNTMTAAVDVAKAGISKTFTTKNTLTSNQSIDMQLVDGPFRKLMGGWQFTPLSPDACKVELSLDFEFTNMLIELAFGKIFKELAGSMVQAFTKRAKEVYSV; from the coding sequence ATGCCTCATATTAGCCGCTCTGCGCTCGTACCCTTCAGCGTGGAACAAATGTATACGCTGGTAAACGATGTGGATGCCTATCCGCAATTTCTTCCTGGCTGCACCGGCAGTCGCGTACTGGATAAAACTGATAATACGATGACGGCGGCCGTAGACGTTGCCAAAGCCGGGATCAGCAAAACCTTTACGACAAAGAATACGTTAACCAGCAATCAAAGCATCGATATGCAACTGGTCGATGGCCCTTTCCGCAAGCTGATGGGCGGATGGCAGTTTACTCCGTTGAGCCCGGATGCCTGCAAAGTTGAACTGAGCCTTGATTTTGAATTCACCAATATGCTGATTGAACTGGCTTTTGGTAAAATTTTCAAAGAGTTGGCTGGAAGCATGGTGCAGGCTTTTACCAAACGCGCCAAAGAGGTTTACAGTGTCTGA
- a CDS encoding protein kinase domain-containing protein produces the protein MNSYFRLDRDWGFLQALEEINSHYRPGGMVSGMARNVQIQNWGVIVGRTRALAEVEFAISSLGSKSKLCKSIQISASSLNSMISFFERLPNDIHNQGIKQGTSVAGHLLLRQIGKGGNAVVWKTRNQNNKFHIMKIARRAKGISLSRFNDEIATLKKIAAINDNNIHTIPITSNYSNLDDDGLAWFTMPEAIPLDNYLEKHSSTPLSILKGMVDICKTIERLHANKIFHRDIKPDNILIYQNKWALGDFGIATFPDKQKVTKEGTKMGSLHYYAPEMLSNSPENSGSHADVYSYAKSLWALLSGNRFPIAGELRLDRPEALISTYCKIVNIELLDEIISACTSYTPTNRPSISDLKTTIEKVIEGK, from the coding sequence ATGAATAGTTACTTTCGGTTAGATAGAGATTGGGGATTCTTACAGGCTTTAGAGGAAATTAATTCTCATTACAGGCCCGGAGGTATGGTTTCTGGAATGGCTAGAAATGTTCAAATACAAAACTGGGGGGTGATAGTTGGTCGAACTCGAGCACTTGCCGAGGTTGAATTTGCAATATCATCACTGGGATCAAAAAGCAAACTTTGCAAATCAATACAAATCTCAGCCTCATCATTGAATTCAATGATTAGTTTTTTTGAACGTCTTCCTAATGACATCCATAATCAAGGCATCAAACAGGGAACATCAGTAGCAGGACATTTGTTACTTCGTCAGATTGGAAAGGGAGGAAATGCAGTGGTATGGAAAACCAGGAATCAAAACAACAAATTTCACATAATGAAAATCGCGAGACGTGCCAAAGGCATATCTTTATCTAGATTCAATGATGAGATCGCCACATTAAAAAAAATAGCCGCCATCAATGACAATAACATTCATACAATACCCATAACAAGCAACTATTCAAACTTGGATGATGATGGATTAGCTTGGTTTACCATGCCTGAAGCTATTCCATTAGATAATTATTTAGAGAAACACTCATCAACTCCCCTGAGCATTCTAAAAGGCATGGTTGACATTTGTAAAACAATCGAAAGACTTCACGCAAACAAAATATTTCACCGTGACATTAAGCCGGACAATATTCTTATTTATCAAAACAAATGGGCTTTAGGTGATTTTGGTATTGCAACATTCCCTGATAAACAAAAAGTAACGAAGGAAGGGACTAAGATGGGATCATTGCATTACTATGCGCCGGAAATGCTAAGCAACTCCCCTGAAAACTCTGGTTCACATGCAGATGTATATAGCTATGCAAAGTCATTATGGGCTCTATTAAGTGGAAATAGATTCCCCATAGCTGGAGAGCTCCGCTTAGACCGCCCCGAAGCCTTAATATCAACTTACTGTAAGATTGTGAATATTGAGTTATTGGACGAAATAATCTCAGCTTGTACAAGTTATACACCAACGAATCGCCCTTCAATTTCTGATCTAAAGACTACTATTGAAAAAGTGATTGAGGGTAAGTGA
- a CDS encoding HNH endonuclease codes for MNTWVIYVAGISKKNYDIGKQYETWGIKKLVKNSLFMNIKVGDNVIFIHNITRPKNIFPDKIPGFPRVNLNNFKKFEGVVNEIIMAKVTNNYSYSNETIWPDDIYPHRFNFQIKETQENVLFTIEEVGEPLIESALLSFHLKGDIALTQVEASSVSAKIHIVNDLNYAIEGGASYKIHKKIERNRKIVESKKEEFIKRHGKLFCEICNFSFEDVYGTALKRSSIECHHVNPLAENGKKETRLSDLVLLCPNCHRVLHQHNPCLDVKKLIESMKMITHVK; via the coding sequence GTGAATACTTGGGTCATTTATGTAGCTGGAATTTCTAAAAAAAATTACGACATTGGTAAGCAATACGAAACATGGGGAATAAAAAAGCTAGTTAAAAACTCTTTATTTATGAATATAAAGGTTGGTGATAATGTTATTTTTATACATAACATTACACGCCCCAAAAATATTTTTCCAGACAAAATCCCTGGATTCCCAAGAGTAAACCTTAATAATTTTAAAAAATTTGAAGGGGTGGTTAATGAAATCATAATGGCTAAAGTTACTAATAATTATAGCTACAGTAATGAAACGATATGGCCAGATGACATATATCCACATAGATTTAACTTCCAAATAAAAGAAACACAAGAAAATGTGCTATTCACTATTGAGGAAGTAGGTGAACCTTTAATTGAATCAGCTTTATTATCATTCCATTTGAAAGGTGACATTGCTTTAACTCAAGTAGAAGCATCCTCAGTCAGTGCAAAAATTCATATAGTGAATGATTTAAACTACGCCATTGAAGGTGGAGCATCATATAAAATTCATAAAAAAATAGAGCGCAATAGAAAAATAGTTGAAAGTAAGAAAGAAGAATTTATCAAAAGGCATGGCAAGCTATTTTGTGAAATCTGTAACTTCTCATTTGAAGATGTTTATGGAACAGCCCTTAAAAGATCATCTATTGAGTGCCATCACGTTAACCCATTAGCTGAGAATGGAAAGAAAGAAACGCGGCTTTCTGATTTAGTTCTACTTTGTCCTAATTGCCATAGGGTTTTGCATCAGCATAATCCATGCTTAGATGTTAAGAAACTAATTGAAAGCATGAAAATGATAACTCATGTTAAATGA
- the recN gene encoding DNA repair protein RecN gives MLAQLTINNFAIVRELEIDFHAGMTAITGETGAGKSIAIDALGLCLGSRADGNAVRLGTNRADVCARFTLSDTPSAKQWLIDNQLDEGQDCILRRTISTDGRSRGFINGTPVPLSQLRELGHHLIQIHGQHAHQMLVKPEHQKHLLDAYAAQSFLLSQMRSAYQNWHHSCRMLAQFQQQVTERESRRQLLQYQLKELNEFAPQQGEYEQIDEEYKLLANSGQLLSLSQSALYLLSDGDDQNISSLLYTAKNKLTELAELDGKMNDLIVMLDDASIQISEASDELRHYSERLEMDPNRLFELEQRLSRQMALARKHHVSAEELPELHRQLLEEQNALDQQETNQAELSEAVTLHHQQALEIAGALHQQRQHFADELTDLITQSMQTLSMPHGKFKIQVQFSPDHLSAEGADRIEFQVTTNPGQPLQALAKVASGGELSRIALAIQVITAQKMETPALIFDEVDVGISGPTAAIVGKLLRQLGESTQVMCVTHLPQVAGCGHQHYFVSKETDGEVTETQMSRLDKKARLQELARLLGGSEVTRNTLANAKELLAA, from the coding sequence ATGCTAGCGCAATTAACCATTAATAACTTTGCTATTGTTCGCGAGTTAGAAATTGATTTCCATGCGGGTATGACGGCAATAACCGGCGAAACCGGTGCAGGTAAATCCATCGCCATTGATGCTCTGGGTCTCTGTTTAGGCAGCAGAGCCGATGGCAACGCTGTTCGTCTCGGCACCAACCGCGCCGATGTCTGTGCACGTTTCACGCTTTCAGACACACCTTCCGCCAAACAATGGCTTATCGACAATCAGCTTGATGAAGGCCAGGACTGCATCCTGCGCCGTACCATCAGCACCGATGGCCGTTCACGCGGCTTCATCAACGGCACGCCGGTGCCACTGTCGCAGCTTCGCGAGCTTGGTCACCATCTAATTCAGATTCATGGCCAGCACGCCCATCAGATGCTCGTCAAACCCGAACACCAGAAACACCTGCTTGATGCCTATGCAGCGCAGTCTTTCCTGCTTTCACAAATGCGGAGTGCCTATCAGAACTGGCACCACAGCTGCCGCATGCTGGCGCAATTCCAGCAGCAGGTCACCGAACGCGAATCCCGCCGCCAGTTATTGCAGTATCAACTGAAAGAACTCAATGAGTTTGCGCCGCAGCAGGGTGAGTACGAACAAATCGACGAAGAGTATAAATTGCTCGCCAACAGCGGTCAGCTCCTGTCTCTGAGCCAAAGCGCGCTCTACTTGTTGAGTGACGGCGACGATCAAAACATCAGCAGTCTGCTGTACACCGCCAAAAACAAACTGACGGAACTGGCTGAACTCGACGGTAAAATGAATGACCTTATTGTCATGCTCGATGACGCCTCGATTCAGATCAGCGAAGCCAGTGACGAACTGCGCCATTACAGCGAAAGACTCGAGATGGACCCTAACCGTCTGTTTGAGCTCGAGCAGCGTTTGTCACGTCAGATGGCGCTTGCCCGCAAGCATCATGTTAGCGCAGAAGAGTTGCCTGAACTTCATCGTCAACTGCTCGAAGAGCAGAATGCGCTGGACCAGCAGGAAACCAATCAGGCAGAACTGAGTGAAGCGGTTACGCTGCATCATCAGCAGGCGCTCGAGATTGCCGGCGCCCTGCATCAGCAGCGTCAGCATTTTGCCGACGAGCTTACCGATTTGATTACCCAAAGCATGCAAACCCTCTCAATGCCTCACGGGAAATTCAAAATTCAGGTACAGTTTTCCCCTGATCATCTGAGTGCCGAAGGGGCAGACCGCATTGAATTCCAGGTCACCACCAACCCCGGTCAGCCGCTACAGGCACTGGCTAAAGTGGCATCCGGCGGCGAGCTTTCCCGTATTGCTCTTGCAATTCAGGTGATTACTGCACAGAAAATGGAAACGCCTGCACTTATTTTCGATGAAGTGGATGTCGGTATCAGTGGCCCAACGGCTGCCATTGTCGGTAAACTACTGCGTCAGTTAGGTGAATCCACGCAGGTTATGTGTGTAACTCACTTACCGCAGGTTGCGGGTTGTGGTCATCAGCACTACTTTGTCAGTAAAGAAACTGACGGCGAAGTGACTGAAACCCAGATGAGTCGGTTGGATAAAAAAGCACGTTTGCAGGAGTTGGCGCGTCTGTTGGGTGGAAGTGAAGTTACACGGAATACCCTTGCCAATGCAAAAGAGTTGTTAGCAGCGTAA
- a CDS encoding DUF3644 domain-containing protein yields the protein MSKYQKIDLAYDFLIEKEKAGATFKMTELSAASTWSPKTCSTHISKKLNAYFQREGDDYITNGILFLSKNDFRATLSQIATLSNNYSRKGILLNKAKEFAVLAVSTYNNPTIKFKTYGFIVNMNIAFTSLFHAIFEKNGIDYFYKNGIGDTVFIDGEEKAWELKECTEKYWLGTTSPIKSNLHFLIGLRNKIEHRFLPVIDLMCSGECQAALTNFENIITKEFGDEHALLVNLAVSMQLSRASTEAKVEALKQFQSQNYSIVREFMNAQHHELNQETLESQEYRIKAFLIPKIGNHASTSDLSIEFVNFRKLSAEEKEQYEQGITFIKEVRTPFIHKPSDIVLKIKDTHPFFNMALHTKCWKFFEARPIEVNVDFKGPYSGFVLGFNNYLYTNDWIAYLKEQLNDEVALRNIRAS from the coding sequence ATGAGTAAATACCAAAAAATTGATTTAGCATATGATTTTTTAATTGAGAAGGAAAAAGCAGGGGCCACCTTCAAAATGACTGAGCTGTCAGCGGCAAGCACATGGTCACCAAAAACTTGCTCAACGCATATATCAAAAAAGCTTAACGCCTATTTTCAAAGAGAAGGTGATGATTATATAACCAATGGCATTCTTTTTTTGAGTAAAAATGACTTCAGAGCAACACTAAGTCAAATAGCGACACTCTCAAATAATTATTCCAGAAAGGGAATCCTTCTTAACAAAGCCAAAGAATTTGCAGTTCTAGCTGTTTCAACATATAACAACCCAACTATAAAATTCAAAACTTATGGCTTTATAGTAAACATGAATATAGCTTTCACATCTTTATTTCATGCCATATTTGAAAAAAATGGAATTGATTATTTTTATAAGAATGGAATTGGGGATACTGTATTCATTGATGGAGAAGAAAAAGCATGGGAATTAAAGGAGTGCACAGAGAAATACTGGTTAGGAACAACCTCCCCAATTAAGTCTAATCTTCATTTTTTGATTGGTCTTAGAAATAAAATTGAACATCGTTTCTTACCTGTGATTGACTTGATGTGTAGTGGAGAATGTCAAGCGGCGTTAACTAATTTTGAAAATATTATTACTAAAGAGTTTGGTGATGAACATGCTTTGCTGGTAAACCTAGCTGTATCCATGCAACTTAGCCGGGCATCTACCGAAGCTAAGGTTGAAGCATTAAAACAATTCCAATCACAAAACTATTCCATAGTGAGGGAGTTTATGAATGCCCAACATCATGAGCTAAACCAAGAAACACTGGAGAGTCAAGAATATCGCATCAAAGCCTTTTTAATTCCTAAAATAGGAAACCATGCCTCCACATCAGATTTATCAATAGAGTTTGTGAATTTCAGGAAGCTTAGCGCTGAAGAAAAAGAACAATATGAACAAGGAATAACCTTTATCAAGGAAGTAAGGACCCCGTTTATACATAAACCATCTGACATCGTATTGAAGATAAAAGACACACACCCATTTTTTAATATGGCACTACACACCAAGTGCTGGAAATTTTTCGAAGCCAGACCGATAGAGGTTAACGTTGACTTCAAAGGACCTTATTCTGGATTTGTATTGGGCTTCAATAACTACCTTTACACAAATGATTGGATTGCATATTTAAAAGAACAGCTTAACGATGAAGTCGCACTGCGTAATATACGTGCATCTTAA
- a CDS encoding RnfH family protein: MSDVSVEVVYALPERQYLKTVRLEEGSSVEQAIRASGLLEMRREIDLKVNKVGIYSRPVKLSDVVAEGDRVEIYRPLIADPKELRRIRAEQSKK; encoded by the coding sequence GTGTCTGATGTCTCCGTTGAGGTGGTGTACGCCTTGCCTGAACGTCAATATCTGAAAACCGTGCGTCTTGAAGAAGGCAGCAGTGTGGAACAGGCAATTCGGGCTTCTGGATTGCTTGAGATGCGTCGTGAGATTGATTTGAAGGTCAACAAAGTCGGGATTTATAGCCGACCGGTAAAGCTGAGTGATGTGGTTGCCGAGGGCGACAGGGTAGAGATTTATCGGCCACTGATTGCCGATCCGAAAGAGCTACGAAGAATCCGAGCTGAACAGTCTAAAAAATAA
- a CDS encoding integrase domain-containing protein — MARTTRPITHTEVQKAKATDKDLTLHDGDGLFLLVKTTGKKIWRFRYQVPSTSKRTMISLGAYLALSLADAREVHAEKLAMLVKGIDPQARAGEEAEKLQIAQESIFVNVARKWFELKQSHVSADHAKDIWRSIEKDILPSIENVPVQELKARALIQVLEPIKARGALETVRRLVQRINEIMIYAVNVGLIEANPASGIGNAFKRPKKQHMPTIRPEELPKLMRTISMSNLSIPTRCLLEWQLLTLIRPAKASATAWSEIDIDNKHWCIPAERMKAKRDHIVPLSDQALELLEIMRPISSNRQYVFPSRNDPKKPMNSQTANAALKRIGYGGKLVAHGLRSIASTAMNEKGFNSDVIEAALAHSDKNEVRKAYNRTTYLTQRTELMSWWGDAIYSIDFFKKEAK; from the coding sequence ATGGCGCGGACTACACGCCCCATCACCCACACCGAAGTACAAAAAGCTAAAGCCACAGACAAGGACCTCACATTGCATGATGGTGACGGGCTCTTTCTCCTGGTCAAAACAACCGGCAAGAAAATTTGGCGTTTTCGCTACCAGGTGCCTAGCACTTCAAAACGCACCATGATTAGCCTCGGCGCTTATCTTGCTCTTTCACTGGCTGATGCCAGAGAAGTGCATGCAGAGAAGCTTGCGATGTTAGTCAAAGGAATAGACCCACAAGCAAGAGCTGGCGAAGAAGCTGAGAAGCTCCAGATCGCTCAGGAAAGCATTTTCGTTAATGTTGCACGTAAATGGTTCGAGCTGAAACAAAGTCACGTCAGCGCTGACCATGCTAAAGATATCTGGCGTTCTATTGAGAAAGACATCCTGCCCAGTATTGAAAATGTTCCTGTTCAGGAGCTGAAAGCACGCGCCTTGATCCAGGTGTTAGAACCAATCAAAGCGCGGGGAGCATTGGAGACGGTCAGAAGGTTAGTGCAGCGCATCAATGAAATTATGATTTATGCGGTGAATGTTGGACTAATTGAGGCAAATCCAGCTTCAGGTATCGGTAATGCCTTTAAGCGCCCTAAGAAGCAGCACATGCCAACGATACGCCCTGAAGAACTGCCCAAGCTAATGCGCACTATTTCTATGAGCAACTTGTCGATACCAACCCGTTGCCTGCTTGAGTGGCAACTGCTGACCCTCATACGACCAGCAAAAGCATCGGCAACAGCCTGGTCAGAGATCGATATAGACAATAAGCATTGGTGTATTCCGGCTGAACGGATGAAGGCAAAGCGTGACCATATCGTCCCCTTGTCAGATCAAGCTTTAGAGTTGCTGGAGATTATGCGTCCTATTAGTAGTAATCGTCAGTACGTTTTTCCTAGCCGCAATGACCCAAAAAAACCGATGAACAGTCAAACAGCGAATGCCGCCTTGAAGCGTATTGGATATGGTGGAAAGTTGGTAGCTCATGGCTTGAGATCTATAGCTAGTACTGCTATGAATGAAAAGGGTTTTAACTCTGATGTTATCGAGGCTGCACTTGCTCATAGTGATAAGAATGAGGTCAGAAAAGCCTATAATCGAACTACATATTTAACGCAACGAACTGAGTTGATGAGTTGGTGGGGCGACGCGATTTATTCAATTGATTTCTTTAAAAAGGAGGCGAAATGA
- the bamE gene encoding outer membrane protein assembly factor BamE — protein MRCKTLTAVAGALLMLTAGCSTVEKIVYRPDINQGNYLAAADVQKIHTGMTKQQVAYILGTPMMDDPFGNNTWFYVFRQQPSHEDVTQQTLTLNFDEAGVLTNINNKPKLND, from the coding sequence ATGCGCTGTAAAACGCTAACTGCCGTCGCTGGAGCACTTTTGATGCTGACTGCCGGTTGTTCCACCGTGGAAAAGATCGTTTACCGTCCTGATATCAATCAGGGGAACTATCTGGCCGCGGCTGACGTACAAAAGATTCATACCGGGATGACCAAGCAGCAGGTTGCTTATATCCTGGGCACGCCAATGATGGATGACCCATTTGGCAACAACACCTGGTTCTACGTATTCCGTCAGCAGCCAAGTCATGAAGATGTTACTCAGCAGACATTGACCCTAAACTTCGACGAAGCAGGCGTGTTGACCAATATCAACAACAAGCCAAAGCTGAACGACTAA
- a CDS encoding ABC transporter substrate-binding protein, producing MRFGVDPTFAPFETKAPDGSLVGFDVDLGNAICQELKVKCQWVETAFDSIIPALDAKKFDAVLSAMSVTPKRQAQVDFSDMLYHIPSVLVAKKGSNILPTPESLQGKTIGVAQGTIQEAYAQALWQSKGVNVVSYQNQDLVNQDLESGRVDATLTNAAAAQSGFLDTAAGKDFAFSGEMLTDPKYLGAGTAIGLRKGDKEHQDMINKALAAIHQNGTFEKIEKKYFSFEVYNKKPQ from the coding sequence TTGCGCTTCGGTGTCGACCCCACTTTCGCCCCTTTTGAAACCAAGGCGCCGGACGGCAGTCTGGTGGGTTTCGACGTGGATCTGGGTAATGCCATCTGTCAGGAGTTGAAAGTTAAGTGCCAGTGGGTCGAAACGGCCTTTGACAGCATCATTCCAGCGCTGGATGCCAAGAAGTTCGATGCCGTACTGTCTGCAATGTCTGTTACGCCAAAGCGTCAGGCGCAGGTCGATTTCTCAGATATGCTTTATCACATTCCGAGCGTGCTGGTAGCCAAAAAAGGCAGCAATATCCTGCCAACGCCGGAATCTTTACAGGGTAAAACCATTGGTGTCGCACAAGGCACGATTCAGGAAGCTTATGCGCAGGCGCTGTGGCAGAGCAAGGGTGTGAATGTTGTTTCCTATCAGAATCAGGATTTGGTGAATCAGGATCTGGAGTCTGGTCGCGTGGATGCAACGCTGACCAATGCCGCCGCCGCGCAGTCCGGCTTCCTGGATACGGCGGCCGGCAAGGATTTTGCCTTTAGCGGCGAAATGCTGACGGATCCGAAATATCTGGGTGCGGGCACAGCAATTGGTCTGCGCAAGGGTGATAAAGAGCATCAGGACATGATCAACAAGGCGCTGGCGGCCATTCACCAGAACGGCACTTTCGAAAAAATCGAGAAAAAATACTTCAGCTTCGAAGTCTACAACAAGAAGCCTCAGTAA